One Saimiri boliviensis isolate mSaiBol1 chromosome 5, mSaiBol1.pri, whole genome shotgun sequence genomic window carries:
- the RUFY4 gene encoding RUN and FYVE domain-containing protein 4, whose product MAEEGAIFKVTQDLRAAVSAILQGYGDGQGPVTDTSAELHRLCGCLELLLQFDQKEQKSFLGPRKDYWDFFCTALRRQRGDMEPIHFVRSQDKLKTPLGKGRAFIRFCLARGQLAEALQLCLLNPELTREWYGPRSPLLCPEHQEDILDSLYALNGVAFELDLQQPDLDGAWPMFSESRCSSSTQTQGRRPRKTKDAPKKIPATYGGPKNVQMEDSHTRQAVCLQDAPSGQQLVGLPSSQQQRHLPFSLEKKGENSRSFRYPQSTWEPEGEAPQLDQAEGVPWIEIFLENSISSTQGQGKGATGTQKEVRGMEAEGTGVLLGAEGQRTTDGTRDVEALCHIRRLLTPSPRGTIEGAIAGSRQGWGGSSVLGEPWALQRLTTKEDSTSENPRVQTEVTLVARREEQAEASLQGVGKSLRLGLQKAEEQAQHQERLLREQEGELQALREQLSRCQEERVELQAQLKRKQEEAERRDAMYQEELGGHRDLVQAMKRRVLELIQEKERLWQRLQHLSSMAPGCCVACSKIFGRLSRRYPCRLCGGLLCHACSADYKKRDRCCPPCAQGEVQVA is encoded by the exons ATGGCAGAAGAGGGGGCCATCTTCAAGGTCACCCAGGATCTGAGAG CTGCCGTCTCTGCCATCCTCCAGGGCTATGGGGATGGGCAGGGACCGGTGACGGACACCAGTGCTGAGCTGCACAGACTCTGTGGCTGCCTGGAGCTGCTGCTGCAG TTTGACCAGAAAGAGCAGAAGAGCTTCCTGGGGCCTCGGAAGGATTACTGGGACTTTTTCTGCACTGCCCTACGACGGCAGCGGGGGGACATGGAGCCAATCCACTTCGTCCGTTCTCAGGACAAG TTGAAGACCCCTCTGGGGAAAGGCCGTGCCTTCATCCGCTTCTGCCTGGCCCGCGGGCAGCTGGCTGAGGCCCTGCAGCTCTGCCTCCTGAACCCAGAGCTCACCAG GGAATGGTATGGACCCCGGAGCCCTCTGCTCTGCCCAGAACACCAAGAAGACATCCTGGACTCTCTGTATGCTCTCAATGGGGTGGCCTTCGAGTTAGACCTGCAGCAGCCAGACCTGGATGGAGCCTGGCCCATGTTCTCAGA GTCACGCTGCTCCAGTTCCACCCAAACCCAGGGAAGGAGACCCAGAAAAACCAAAGATGCCCCAAAGAAG ATCCCAGCCACATATGGAGGCCCCAAAAATGTCCAGATGGAGGACTCACACACCCGTCAAGCTGTCTGTCTGCAAGATGCGCCCAGTGGACAGCAGTTGGTGGGGCTGCCCAGCTCCCAGCAACAAAGgcatcttcctttctctttggaaaagaagggagaaaattcCAGGAGCTTTAGGTATCCCCAGAGCACATGGGAACCCGAAGGGGAGGCGCCTCAGCTAGACCAGGCAGAAGGAGTCCCCTGGATTGAGATCTTCCTGGAGAACTCAATATCCAGCACCCAGGGACAGGGGAAAGGGGCTACAGGCACTCAGAAGGAGGTGAGAGGGATGGAGGCTGAGGGCACAGGGGTTCTGCTGGGTGCAGAGGGTCAGAGAACAACAGATGGGACTCGTGACGTGGAAGCACTGTGTCATATCCGGAGGCTGCTGACCCCCAGCCCCAGAGGGACCATAGAAGGAGCAATAGCAGGGAGCAGGCAGGGATGGGGGGGCTCTAGCGTCCTGGGGGAGCCCTGGGCTCTTCAGAGACTCACAACAAAGGAAGACTCCACCTCGGAGAATCCACGAGTGCAAACAGAAGTGACCCTTGTGGCCAGGAGAGAGGAGCAAGCTGAGGCGTCCCTGCAGGGCGTGGGCAAG AGCCTCAGACTTGGGCTCCAGAAGGCCGAGGAGCAGGCCCAGCACCAGGAGCGGCTGCTGAGGGAGCAGGAGGGGGAGCTGCAGGCACTTCGGGAGCAGCTCAGCAG GTGTCAGGAAGAGAGAGTCGAGCTGCAGGCACAGCTGAAGCGGAAGCaagaggaggctgagaggagggaCGCCATGTACCAGGAGGAGCTTGGAGGGCACCGGGACCTGGTCCAGGCCATGAAGAGGCGGGTGTTGGAACTGATTCA AGAGAAAGAACGCCTGTGGCAGAGGCTCCAGCATCTCTCTTCCATGGCCCCTGGGTGCTGTGTGGCCTGTAGCAAGATCTTTGGCCGATTGTCTCGGCGGTATCCATGCAG gctCTGTGGAGGCCTTCTCTGCCATGCTTGCTCTGCAGATTATAAGAAGAGAGACCGCTGCTGCCCACCCTGCGCCCAGGGAGAAGTCCAGGTCGCCTGA